CGGGGCGGTGAAAGCGTGGCCGTCGGCGCGGGCGGAAGCGTGCGCCTGCCATTTGGGCCAGAGCGGCGCGGCGTCGGCGTCGAAGCCGTTGCCGACGTCGGGCATGGCGGCGGGATCGTCGCCGTTCTGGTAGCGGGTGCGCGTGCCGGCGCGGCAGGCGTATTCCCATTCGGCCTCGGTGGGCAGGCGGTAGACCTTGCCCTCGGTCTGGGTCAGCCAGCGGGCCAGCGCCGTGGCGTCGTTCCAGCTGATGTTGACGACGGGATGGTCGTCGCCTTGGGCAAAGCCCGGATTGCGCCAGGAGTAGCGGCGGTCGCGGCCTTCGAAGGCGTCGCCGCGCTCGGACTTGTCGGGGTCGTACTGCGGGTTGTAGCCATAGCCGCCGGTGCCGTCGGCCTCCGACTCCGGCACATACCCGGACGCTTCGATGAAGCGGCGGAACTGGCCCACGGTGACTTCCGTGCGTTCCAGGTAGAACGGGCGGGTGATGCGCACCGTATGCACCGGCGCTTCATCGGACAGCTGGGCGTAGCGGTCCGGCGGATACAGCGGATAGTCGCGCGCCAGCGCCTCGGGCGCTTCGTCGCTGCCCATCTGGAAGC
The sequence above is drawn from the Achromobacter xylosoxidans genome and encodes:
- a CDS encoding formylglycine-generating enzyme family protein — its product is MRTRTALALLCTLVSAPCWSGEPPALIENSLGMTFVRVPAGSFQMGSDEAPEALARDYPLYPPDRYAQLSDEAPVHTVRITRPFYLERTEVTVGQFRRFIEASGYVPESEADGTGGYGYNPQYDPDKSERGDAFEGRDRRYSWRNPGFAQGDDHPVVNISWNDATALARWLTQTEGKVYRLPTEAEWEYACRAGTRTRYQNGDDPAAMPDVGNGFDADAAPLWPKWQAHASARADGHAFTAPVASYAPNAFGLYDMHGNAWEWVSDWYGEDYYAHSPADDPQGPASGNVRVRRGGSWHTWALYTRASYRNWNTQETRYPLVGLRLLREAD